From the Solanum pennellii chromosome 4, SPENNV200 genome, one window contains:
- the LOC107018131 gene encoding keratin, type I cytoskeletal 9-like, whose amino-acid sequence MGLQTDMYPSNDFKQQHSYYDDNDYYSSEDNYYSNNGSSMQMKKPYGYPTSSPTKNHHMMMSHGGYSHDDKYQYGHMSHDSANISSYGSSGFQHSSNTNGGYGSSGMQHSSHANAGYGSGMYGSAMQQSSHINGGYGSGMQHASHMSGGYGSGMQHSSNMTGGCGSGMQHSSQMNGGYGGGMHHSSHMNGGYGGGMHQSSHTHMSRGVEKDSDRKPAYYQQHNNNTDHMWNMKSLND is encoded by the coding sequence ATGGGTCTTCAAACTGATATGTACCCTTCAAATGACTTCAAGCAGCAGCATAGCTACTATGACGATAACGACTACTATTCCTCGGAGGATAATTATTACAGCAACAATGGCTCAAGCATGCAAATGAAGAAGCCTTATGGTTATCCCACCTCTAGTCCAACCAAAAATCATCACATGATGATGAGCCATGGCGGCTATAGCCACGATGACAAGTACCAATATGGGCATATGTCTCATGATTCTGCTAATATTTCCAGCTATGGATCAAGTGGTTTTCAACACTCTTCCAACACGAATGGTGGCTATGGATCAAGTGGAATGCAACACTCTTCCCACGCGAATGCTGGCTATGGAAGTGGAATGTATGGAAGTGCAATGCAACAGTCTTCCCACATTAACGGTGGCTATGGGAGCGGAATGCAGCATGCTTCCCACATGAGTGGTGGCTATGGAAGCGGAATGCAACATTCATCCAACATGACTGGTGGTTGCGGCAGTGGAATGCAACACTCTTCACAGATGAATGGTGGTTATGGGGGTGGGATGCACCACTCTTCACACATGAATGGTGGTTATGGGGGTGGGATGCATCAATCTTCCCACACACACATGTCCAGGGGAGTAGAGAAGGATTCCGATAGGAAGCCTGCTTACTATCAACAGCATAACAACAATACTGATCATATGTGGAACATGAAGAGTTTGAATGACTAA